In Halopelagius inordinatus, a single genomic region encodes these proteins:
- a CDS encoding CehA/McbA family metallohydrolase translates to MSALTVRIDPHVHSEASYDGSDPVELILEQAAEIGLDAVVITDHDVIHESVRAAELAPMYGLVGIPGVEVSTADGHLLALGVESMPPRGEPLGETVEWIRDHGGVAIVPHPFQRSRHGVRKSQLTDADAIEVYNSWLFTGWKNRRARRFAREYGYPGVAGSDAHKVGYVGRAYTEIDVPDVTRATLTARDVLDAIYHGTTRVEGRRTPIPTSTRHYGGAAARKSGYYAKVGAIKSGSLAKASVVQAARTIARAGPFSR, encoded by the coding sequence GTGTCTGCCCTCACCGTCCGAATCGACCCACACGTTCACTCGGAGGCGTCGTACGACGGCTCCGACCCGGTGGAGTTGATTCTCGAGCAGGCGGCCGAAATCGGGCTCGACGCCGTCGTCATCACGGACCACGACGTCATCCACGAGTCGGTTCGGGCCGCGGAACTCGCGCCGATGTACGGGCTCGTCGGTATCCCCGGGGTGGAGGTATCGACGGCGGACGGTCACCTTCTCGCCCTCGGCGTCGAGTCGATGCCGCCGCGGGGCGAACCGCTCGGCGAGACGGTCGAGTGGATTCGCGACCACGGCGGCGTCGCCATCGTTCCGCATCCGTTCCAGCGGAGTCGCCACGGCGTCCGCAAGAGCCAACTGACGGACGCCGACGCCATCGAAGTCTACAACTCGTGGCTGTTCACCGGCTGGAAGAACCGCCGCGCGCGTCGCTTCGCGCGCGAGTACGGCTACCCCGGCGTCGCGGGGAGCGACGCGCACAAGGTCGGATACGTCGGCCGCGCGTACACCGAGATAGACGTGCCCGACGTGACCCGCGCGACACTCACCGCGCGCGACGTTCTCGACGCCATCTACCACGGGACGACGCGCGTCGAAGGACGTCGAACGCCGATTCCGACGAGCACTCGCCACTACGGCGGCGCGGCCGCCCGAAAGAGCGGCTACTACGCGAAGGTCGGTGCGATAAAGAGCGGGTCGCTCGCGAAGGCGAGCGTCGTGCAAGCGGCGCGGACGATAGCGCGCGCCGGGCCGTTCTCGCGGTGA
- a CDS encoding sensor histidine kinase codes for MSQTESSTHRDETAECALDTLRQSPEFRGPVRAPDHSHANDHFALVYENREEQFAAVVPFVRQGLERGERCLYIAYENSREDVLEAMREGGIDVDAALDSGALSVHTERETYLRNATFDADDTISFLDSAIEEASEQYEALRVTGEMSSVLQEDPEGAELVKCEAKANYLFDEADGVALCQYNRTRFPSDVIRDVISTHPLLVHDNRVSHNVYYTPPSEFFGPDKSEREVTRLLNTLVEQTDTKTELEERTAELEETVARLERSNAELKRFAHAASHDLQEPLRMISSYLQLLEHRYADALDSDAREYIDFAVDGADRMREMIDGLLAYSRLDRTPEKFEQVDCVAALDEAVANLEVAVEESGAVITSDELPAVRGDGTQLVQLFQNLLDNAITYAGDDPPRIHVGAKRGDGEWVFSVTDDGIGISPERTEEIFDVFTRLHTPDEYEGSGIGLAICHRIVTIHRGRIWAESEPDEGSTFSFTVPDEDATEVV; via the coding sequence GTGAGCCAGACTGAGTCGAGTACTCACCGAGACGAAACCGCCGAGTGTGCACTCGACACGTTACGCCAGAGTCCGGAGTTTCGCGGACCGGTCCGCGCTCCCGACCACTCCCACGCGAACGACCACTTCGCGCTCGTCTACGAGAACCGAGAAGAGCAGTTCGCCGCCGTCGTTCCGTTCGTGCGTCAGGGACTCGAACGGGGCGAACGCTGCCTGTACATCGCCTACGAGAACTCCCGAGAGGACGTACTCGAAGCGATGCGCGAGGGTGGAATCGACGTGGACGCCGCCCTCGATTCGGGCGCACTCTCCGTTCACACCGAGCGAGAGACCTACCTCCGGAACGCGACGTTCGACGCCGACGACACGATTTCGTTCCTCGATTCCGCCATCGAGGAGGCCAGCGAGCAGTACGAGGCGTTGCGCGTGACCGGAGAGATGAGTAGTGTCCTGCAGGAGGACCCGGAGGGCGCGGAACTCGTCAAGTGTGAGGCCAAGGCCAACTACCTCTTCGACGAGGCCGACGGCGTCGCACTCTGTCAGTACAACCGAACGCGCTTCCCGTCGGATGTCATCCGGGACGTCATCAGCACCCACCCTCTCCTCGTCCACGACAACAGGGTCAGTCACAACGTCTACTACACGCCTCCCAGCGAGTTCTTCGGCCCCGACAAGTCGGAACGCGAGGTCACGCGATTACTGAACACGCTGGTGGAGCAAACCGACACGAAGACCGAGTTAGAGGAGCGCACCGCGGAACTCGAAGAGACCGTGGCGCGACTCGAACGGTCCAACGCCGAGTTGAAGCGGTTCGCACACGCCGCCTCTCACGACCTCCAAGAGCCGTTGCGGATGATATCGAGCTACCTCCAACTGCTGGAACACCGCTACGCCGACGCCCTCGACTCTGACGCCCGAGAGTACATCGACTTCGCCGTCGACGGCGCCGACCGGATGCGCGAGATGATAGACGGGCTTTTGGCGTACTCTCGCCTCGACCGAACCCCCGAGAAGTTCGAGCAGGTCGACTGTGTCGCCGCCCTCGACGAGGCGGTGGCGAACCTCGAAGTCGCCGTCGAAGAGAGCGGTGCCGTGATCACGTCGGACGAACTGCCGGCGGTCAGAGGCGACGGGACGCAACTGGTGCAGCTATTTCAGAATCTGCTCGACAACGCCATCACGTACGCCGGCGACGACCCCCCGCGAATCCACGTCGGCGCGAAACGCGGCGACGGCGAGTGGGTGTTCTCCGTCACGGACGACGGAATCGGTATCAGTCCCGAGAGGACGGAAGAGATATTCGACGTGTTCACGCGCCTGCACACGCCCGACGAGTACGAGGGGTCGGGCATCGGCCTCGCCATCTGTCACCGGATCGTCACCATCCACCGCGGCCGAATCTGGGCGGAGTCCGAACCCGACGAGGGGTCGACGTTCTCGTTCACCGTTCCCGACGAGGACGCGACAGAGGTCGTCTGA